The nucleotide sequence GGCGCAGGCAAAAGCCCTCAAGAACCTCCTCACCTGGATGGTCACCGAAGGCCAGGAGTACAACGAGGGCCTCGACTACGCGCGGCTGCCCGCCAATGTGGTGAGCAAGGCGCGAAGCATCATCGGCTCGATGACCTACGGCGGCAAGAGGCTCTAGCGCCAGGACCTTCCGCGTGGGGCGGCTCCCAGGAGGGAAGGCCGCCCTTTCTCGTGTGGCCCTGGTGCCGTGTGCCTGACCTGCCCCTGACGCTTCCGCGGTGTACTGCGCCTGCGAGGTCATACGTCCATGAGTGAACCTGTTCGCCGCCCACCCACACCCGCTGCTCTCTCCAGCCGGAGTGACCGCGCCTTTCAAGCCCTGATCCTGGTGCTCGCCTCGGTGATCGTGCTGGTGTTCGTGCTGAGCGTGACCGAGCTGGGGCGCGAGTCCTGGCGGGCGCTGCACACCTTTGGATGGCGCTTTTTCACCGAGCGCACCTGGAACCCGGTGGAGGGCGTGTTCGGTGCGGCCTCGATGATCGTGGGGACGCTGGTGACCAGCCTGGCCGCGCTCGTTCTCAGCGTGCCGCTCGCGGTGGCGAGTGCGCTCTTTGTGGCCGAGTACGCCCCGAGGTGGCTGGCGAACCCGATCGGTTACCTGATCGAGCTGCTCGCCGCCGTGCCCAGCGTCGTGTACGGCCTGTGGGCGCTCTTTGTGATCGCGCCCGTGCTGGGGCGGTGGCAGACCACGTTTTTCGTCGACCCGGACAACACGGCGCTGATCACCCGCTGCAACGAGCTGTGGGCGCAGGGACAGACGAACCTCGAGTGCTTTTTCGTGCCGCCGGGCGCGAGTGGGCGGGGGCTCGCCCTCGCCATCATCATCCTGACGGTGATGATCCTGCCCTATACCGCCTCGGTCGCGCGGGATGTGATTCGGCTTGTGCCCACCGACCAGCGGGAGGCGATGTATGCGCTGGGAGCGACGAAGTGGGAAGTGATCTCCGGGGCCGTCCTGCCCTATGCCCGCGCCGGAATCCTGGGCGGCGTGCTGCTGGCGCTGGGCCGAGCGCTGGGCGAGACGCTCGCCGTGGCGATGGTGATCGGTGACAGCCAGGAACTTCTGAAGAGTCTCTGGGGCAATGCGAGTACGCTGGCCTCCGTCATCGCCAACCAGTTCGGGGACGCTCAGGAAGCGCTGCACCGCTCCAGCGTGGTCGCGCTTGGTCTCTGTCTCTTTTTTCTCAGCGTGGCGGTGAATTTCGTTGCCCGCATCGTCATCGCCCGCCTCACGCCACGGGGGCTGCAGTGATGCGCACCGCTGCTGTGGTTCCCACGCGCATTCAGCGCGGCCTGAGCCCGGCCCGGCGGCTCAAGAACAGGCTGATGGGCGGGCTGATTCTGCTTGCCACCCTGCTCGTCGTCGCCCCGCTCGTCCTGATTGTGGCCTACCTGCTGCGCGAGGGCCTGGGCGCGATGAATCTCGACTTCTTCACCAAGACCCCTGCCCCGGAGGGCGAGGCGGGCGGCGGCCTGCTGAATGCGATCACCGGCAGCCTGACCATGCTGGGGCTGGCCAGCGTCATCGGCGTGCTCATCGGCGTCTCGGGGGGCATCTTCCTGGCGGAGTACCCCCGGCACCCCCTGATGCCGACCGTTCGCATGCTCAGCGACGTGCTTGCTGGGATTCCCGCCATCGTGATGGGGCTGGTTGCCTACGGGCTGATCGTGCTTCACTTCGGCTTCTCTGGCCTCGCGGGGGCGCTTGCCCTGGGACTCTTGATGATGCCCATCGTGGTTCGCACGACCGAGGAGGTGCTTAAGCTCGTGCCGCAGACCGTTCGGGAGGCGGGGCTCAGCCTGGGGCTTCCGCAGTGGCGGGTGATCCTGAGCATCGTGCTGCCGGCCGCCGCCGGGGGGATCGTCACGGGCGTCATGCTGGCGCTCGCCCGCGTCGCCGGAGAAGCCGCGCCCCTCCTGTTTACCGCGTTCGGCAACCCCAACGTGACCTTTGACCCCACGCGGCCCATGAGCGCCCTGCCGCTGGAAATCTACCGCGGGGCCACCAGCGCCTACG is from Deinococcus sp. YIM 77859 and encodes:
- the pstA gene encoding phosphate ABC transporter permease PstA, whose amino-acid sequence is MRTAAVVPTRIQRGLSPARRLKNRLMGGLILLATLLVVAPLVLIVAYLLREGLGAMNLDFFTKTPAPEGEAGGGLLNAITGSLTMLGLASVIGVLIGVSGGIFLAEYPRHPLMPTVRMLSDVLAGIPAIVMGLVAYGLIVLHFGFSGLAGALALGLLMMPIVVRTTEEVLKLVPQTVREAGLSLGLPQWRVILSIVLPAAAGGIVTGVMLALARVAGEAAPLLFTAFGNPNVTFDPTRPMSALPLEIYRGATSAYDENQRLAKAGALLLIALIFLTSLLARWVSRRK
- the pstC gene encoding phosphate ABC transporter permease subunit PstC translates to MSEPVRRPPTPAALSSRSDRAFQALILVLASVIVLVFVLSVTELGRESWRALHTFGWRFFTERTWNPVEGVFGAASMIVGTLVTSLAALVLSVPLAVASALFVAEYAPRWLANPIGYLIELLAAVPSVVYGLWALFVIAPVLGRWQTTFFVDPDNTALITRCNELWAQGQTNLECFFVPPGASGRGLALAIIILTVMILPYTASVARDVIRLVPTDQREAMYALGATKWEVISGAVLPYARAGILGGVLLALGRALGETLAVAMVIGDSQELLKSLWGNASTLASVIANQFGDAQEALHRSSVVALGLCLFFLSVAVNFVARIVIARLTPRGLQ